A window from Nitrospira sp. ND1 encodes these proteins:
- the serA gene encoding phosphoglycerate dehydrogenase, with amino-acid sequence MKILVSDSLSKQGVEVLEKAGFTVVVKTKLPKEELLKEIKDADGLIVRSGTKVTAEVIAAASQLKVVGRAGSGLDNVDTPAATRRGIVVMNTPGGNTVTTAEHTMAMIFSMSRRIPQATASTKGGKWEKEKFMGVELYNKVLGIVGVGQIGGYLTKLAQGVGMQVMAYDPYLAPERAEKMGVTIVELDELFRRADVISVHTPLTPETKALINAQAIAKMKTGVMIANCARGGIVHEGDLCEALKSKKVAAAAFDVFEDEPVKPDNPLLALDNFICSPHIGASTTEAQENVAIGIAEQIVEYFTKGIARGAVNIPSVSPELLPKLQPYLSLGERVGLLQAQLLEGGLERLTVEYSGEVAGLNVAPLTIAVLKGLLTPILEDPVNYVNAPVVAKERGIEVKEVKISDAGDFASVIRVRVEAGKKSHQVAGTLYHRKDPRIIEIDQFKVEVVPDNHLLLIQNEDRPGVIGTVGHILGDHNINIARMQCSREERGGKALQIFGLDAPLPKSVLDQITNSKHILSVKVADLSKGL; translated from the coding sequence AAGGCCGGCTTTACGGTGGTGGTGAAAACCAAACTGCCGAAAGAAGAGCTGCTGAAGGAAATCAAGGACGCGGACGGACTGATCGTCCGCTCCGGGACGAAAGTCACCGCGGAAGTCATCGCGGCCGCCAGCCAGCTGAAGGTCGTCGGTCGAGCCGGTTCCGGCTTGGACAATGTCGATACCCCGGCCGCCACGCGCCGCGGCATCGTCGTCATGAATACACCCGGTGGCAACACCGTGACGACTGCCGAGCATACGATGGCCATGATTTTCTCGATGTCGCGCCGCATCCCGCAAGCGACCGCCTCGACAAAGGGTGGGAAGTGGGAAAAAGAAAAGTTCATGGGCGTGGAGTTGTACAATAAAGTGCTCGGCATTGTCGGCGTCGGCCAAATCGGCGGGTATCTCACCAAGCTTGCACAGGGAGTGGGGATGCAGGTGATGGCCTACGATCCCTATCTGGCCCCGGAGCGTGCGGAAAAAATGGGTGTGACCATCGTCGAGTTGGACGAGCTGTTCCGCCGAGCCGATGTCATTTCCGTGCATACTCCGCTGACCCCGGAAACCAAAGCCCTGATCAATGCGCAAGCCATTGCCAAGATGAAAACCGGCGTCATGATTGCCAACTGTGCGCGTGGTGGAATCGTGCACGAGGGAGATTTGTGCGAGGCGCTCAAATCCAAGAAGGTTGCCGCCGCGGCATTCGACGTGTTCGAGGATGAGCCGGTCAAGCCGGACAATCCGCTCCTGGCGTTGGATAATTTTATCTGCTCGCCGCACATCGGCGCCTCCACTACGGAAGCGCAGGAAAATGTGGCGATCGGCATTGCCGAGCAGATCGTGGAATACTTCACCAAAGGGATTGCCCGGGGGGCGGTCAATATTCCCTCGGTCTCACCGGAGCTCTTACCGAAACTCCAGCCGTATCTTTCGCTTGGGGAGCGTGTCGGCCTCTTGCAGGCGCAATTGTTGGAAGGCGGGCTGGAGCGGTTGACCGTCGAGTATAGCGGAGAAGTGGCGGGTTTGAACGTGGCGCCATTGACGATCGCGGTTCTGAAGGGACTCCTGACCCCCATTCTTGAAGACCCGGTCAACTATGTGAATGCGCCGGTCGTCGCCAAGGAACGTGGCATCGAAGTCAAAGAGGTGAAGATCAGCGATGCCGGAGACTTTGCCAGTGTGATCCGTGTGCGGGTTGAGGCCGGGAAGAAATCTCATCAAGTCGCCGGGACCCTCTACCATCGCAAGGACCCGCGGATCATTGAGATCGATCAGTTCAAGGTGGAAGTGGTGCCGGACAACCATCTCCTGCTGATCCAGAACGAGGATCGTCCGGGGGTGATCGGCACGGTGGGGCATATCCTTGGCGATCACAACATCAATATTGCGCGCATGCAGTGTTCACGGGAAGAGCGTGGCGGCAAAGCCCTGCAAATTTTCGGGCTCGATGCGCCGCTTCCTAAGTCAGTCCTCGATCAGATTACGAACAGCAAGCACATCCTTTCCGTGAAGGTCGCCGACCTGTCGAAAGGG